In Gemmata obscuriglobus, a single genomic region encodes these proteins:
- the drmD gene encoding DISARM system SNF2-like helicase DrmD, producing MTPITSRHPEQGQMVSVRSRNWMVTDVSASTLPSERLHAGLDSPQHLVTLSSVEDDGLGEELNVVWELEPGARVVEKVALPDPTGFDPPEQLDAFLDAVRWGASSSADVRTIQAPFRSGIDIEDYQLDPVVRAIQMPRVNLLVADDVGLGKTIEAGMVALELIIRHRTRKILIVCPAPLQVQWQEQMRDKFGLDFRIVNSALVGQLRRSRGIHVNPWNHFPRLITSIDFLKRERPLRRFRELLPGPDDPIYPRRFDLLIVDEAHNCAPSGVGRYATDSQRTQALRQLVPHFEHKLFLTATPHNGYPESFSALLELLDNQRFARSTPPDRKQLNAVMVRRMKSELPPKWDGSPRFPKRVLDPIEVPYTDDERAVHTALRRYADLRVERAQDSTEKLATEFVLKTLKKRLFSSPAAFLKTLEQHEQSLRQARRGKAVRKSSVNVLKQELDRADEDYADDGEYDEAMTDALDAASLLFTEPSTEELALLRQMRTWAETATAQLDSKVNRLIEWLNTHLRPNKKWSAERVIIFTEYRATQNWLLEILAQRGFTGGERLMTMYGGMDSEEREEVKAAFQSAPDISPVRLLLATDAAAEGLNLQNHCYRLIHYEIPWNPNRLEQRNGRIDRHGQKGFLADSGERQVFVYHFVGQGYKKRQHSAFAAKAADLDADLEFLMRVAQKVETIREDLGSYGTVLADDVEQAMLGRGYSMPGVVRADAKSEPVRKMLKFERDLAKQINDLLEQYRETQRELRLSPENIRKVVEVGLALAEQPALIPVPHSSGKPVFTLPALKHSWAACAEGLEHPHTKEIRPITFDHSAADGRDDIVLAHLNHRLVQMSLRLLRAEVWSVKGRKRLHRITARLVPNHVLNTPAVVAHARLVVIGGDSHRLHEEIITAGGQIKEGRFSRLNVGDIEKLLAAVTGDEPYEPMQRHLLELWDKLAPGLSQSLEVRMRDRTAGLQKKLGERGEKEAEDIRAIMLELKKAIDTELAEQANHQPGLFDDLLEQDQFDRNKDFLRARSKAIPAEIEREAAAVQARYADPQPRMFPVAVTFLVPEKMRKG from the coding sequence ATGACGCCCATAACCTCTCGACACCCCGAACAGGGCCAGATGGTCAGCGTCCGGTCCCGCAACTGGATGGTCACGGACGTATCCGCCAGCACCCTGCCGTCCGAACGACTGCACGCCGGGTTGGACTCGCCGCAGCACCTCGTTACCCTGTCGTCGGTCGAGGACGACGGCCTGGGCGAAGAACTGAACGTCGTTTGGGAACTTGAGCCGGGGGCCAGGGTGGTCGAGAAGGTCGCCCTGCCCGATCCCACTGGGTTCGATCCGCCCGAACAACTCGACGCCTTCCTTGATGCCGTCCGTTGGGGCGCTTCCTCGTCGGCGGACGTGCGCACGATTCAGGCCCCGTTCCGTAGTGGCATCGACATCGAGGACTACCAACTCGACCCGGTGGTGCGGGCCATCCAGATGCCACGGGTTAACCTGCTGGTGGCCGACGACGTGGGCCTCGGCAAGACCATTGAGGCGGGCATGGTGGCGCTCGAACTCATTATCCGCCACCGGACTCGGAAAATCCTGATCGTCTGCCCGGCCCCGCTTCAGGTGCAGTGGCAAGAGCAGATGCGGGACAAGTTCGGTCTCGACTTCCGCATCGTCAACTCGGCGCTCGTGGGGCAACTGCGCCGCAGCCGGGGCATCCACGTCAACCCGTGGAACCACTTCCCCCGACTCATCACCAGCATCGACTTCCTCAAGCGGGAGCGCCCGCTGCGGCGGTTCCGGGAACTGCTGCCGGGGCCGGACGATCCAATCTACCCCCGCCGGTTCGACCTGCTCATCGTGGACGAGGCCCACAACTGCGCCCCGTCCGGCGTGGGGCGGTACGCCACGGACTCGCAGCGGACGCAAGCGCTCCGGCAACTCGTGCCGCACTTTGAACACAAGCTGTTCCTCACCGCCACGCCGCACAACGGCTACCCGGAGAGCTTTTCGGCGCTGCTCGAACTGCTCGACAACCAGCGGTTCGCCCGCAGCACGCCGCCCGACCGCAAGCAACTCAACGCCGTCATGGTCCGGCGCATGAAGTCGGAACTGCCGCCGAAGTGGGACGGCTCGCCCCGGTTCCCGAAGCGGGTGCTGGACCCCATCGAAGTGCCATACACCGACGACGAGCGAGCCGTTCACACGGCCCTCCGGCGGTACGCCGATCTCCGGGTCGAGCGTGCCCAGGACAGCACCGAAAAGCTGGCGACGGAGTTCGTTCTCAAGACGTTGAAGAAGCGCCTCTTCTCCAGTCCGGCGGCGTTTCTGAAGACCCTTGAGCAGCACGAGCAATCGCTCCGGCAAGCCAGGCGGGGCAAGGCCGTCCGCAAGTCGTCCGTCAACGTCCTGAAGCAAGAACTCGACCGGGCGGACGAGGACTACGCCGACGACGGCGAGTACGACGAGGCGATGACCGACGCCCTGGACGCCGCTTCACTGCTGTTCACCGAGCCGTCCACGGAAGAACTGGCCCTGCTCCGGCAGATGCGGACCTGGGCGGAAACGGCGACGGCCCAACTCGACTCGAAGGTAAACCGGCTGATCGAGTGGTTGAATACCCACCTTCGTCCCAACAAGAAGTGGAGCGCCGAACGGGTCATCATCTTCACCGAGTACCGGGCCACCCAGAACTGGCTCTTGGAAATCCTCGCCCAGCGGGGGTTCACGGGCGGCGAGCGGCTGATGACGATGTACGGCGGCATGGACTCGGAGGAGCGGGAGGAGGTCAAAGCCGCCTTCCAGTCGGCCCCGGACATCAGCCCGGTGCGGCTCCTGCTCGCCACGGATGCGGCGGCTGAAGGGCTGAACCTTCAGAACCACTGCTACCGACTGATCCACTACGAAATCCCGTGGAACCCCAACCGGCTGGAACAGCGCAACGGGCGGATCGACCGTCACGGGCAAAAGGGTTTTCTCGCCGACAGCGGCGAGCGCCAGGTGTTCGTGTACCACTTCGTCGGGCAGGGGTACAAGAAGCGCCAGCACTCGGCGTTCGCAGCGAAGGCGGCGGACCTCGACGCCGACTTGGAATTCCTGATGCGGGTGGCGCAGAAGGTCGAGACGATCAGGGAAGACCTCGGCAGTTACGGGACGGTGCTGGCCGATGACGTTGAACAGGCGATGCTCGGTCGGGGGTATTCGATGCCGGGTGTAGTCCGGGCCGACGCCAAATCCGAACCCGTGCGGAAGATGCTCAAGTTCGAGAGGGACTTGGCGAAGCAAATCAACGACCTGCTCGAACAGTACCGGGAGACACAGCGAGAACTGCGGCTGTCGCCGGAGAACATCCGCAAGGTGGTCGAGGTCGGGCTGGCCCTTGCCGAGCAACCGGCCCTGATTCCGGTACCGCATTCGTCCGGCAAGCCGGTCTTCACGCTCCCGGCGCTCAAGCACAGTTGGGCGGCGTGCGCCGAGGGGTTGGAGCACCCCCACACGAAGGAAATCCGCCCGATCACGTTCGACCATTCCGCCGCTGACGGACGGGACGACATCGTGCTGGCCCACCTCAACCACCGACTCGTGCAGATGAGCTTGCGGCTGCTGCGGGCGGAGGTCTGGTCCGTGAAGGGGCGCAAGCGGCTCCACCGTATCACCGCCCGGCTCGTGCCGAACCACGTCCTCAACACGCCCGCCGTCGTCGCCCACGCCCGCCTGGTCGTCATCGGCGGCGACAGCCACCGCTTGCACGAGGAGATCATCACGGCGGGAGGGCAGATCAAGGAAGGGCGATTCTCCCGGTTGAACGTCGGCGACATCGAAAAGTTGCTCGCTGCCGTCACCGGCGACGAGCCTTACGAACCGATGCAAAGGCACCTGCTCGAACTGTGGGACAAACTCGCCCCCGGACTCTCCCAGTCGCTTGAAGTTCGGATGCGGGACCGCACCGCCGGTCTCCAGAAGAAACTCGGTGAGCGGGGAGAAAAAGAGGCCGAGGACATCCGGGCGATCATGCTCGAACTCAAGAAGGCCATCGACACCGAACTCGCAGAGCAAGCGAACCACCAGCCCGGCCTGTTCGATGACCTCCTCGAACAAGACCAGTTCGACCGGAACAAGGACTTCCTGCGAGCGAGGTCGAAGGCGATCCCCGCCGAGATCGAGCGGGAGGCGGCGGCGGTCCAAGCCCGCTACGCCGACCCGCAACCCCGCATGTTCCCCGTGGCGGTGACGTTCCTCGTCCCGGAAAAGATGAGGAAGGGGTAA